The Candidatus Flexicrinis affinis genome has a segment encoding these proteins:
- a CDS encoding replication-relaxation family protein: MSDKRTYLPRHVRAEPEKRPPMALTERDIALLKTVADFRVMTTQQLENLFFNSRSTAQYRLQRLFQHEYLERQFLSVVGAAPTGSQTLYTLGERGAVIVARDTDTDPRDVYRPKRGVYAWKFIEHTLAINDFRTAVSVAAVHNGFHIEEWLDEFSFRASPDYVEIRGAGNRVTRKPVYPDAYFCLVTPRGRTRFFLELDRGVEPRARLKPQFAVYEAYTAGELYQQRFQARSLRILVVTTSPQRLASLKHVVTDVGGDRKYWFTTMSLATPESVLSAPIWEQLGDSEKQALIS; the protein is encoded by the coding sequence ATGAGCGACAAACGGACCTACCTGCCTCGCCACGTGCGAGCCGAGCCGGAGAAGCGCCCACCAATGGCGCTGACCGAGCGAGATATCGCCCTGCTCAAGACCGTCGCAGACTTCCGCGTGATGACAACCCAGCAGCTTGAGAACCTGTTCTTCAATTCACGGTCAACAGCACAGTATCGCCTTCAGCGATTGTTCCAGCATGAATACCTCGAACGCCAGTTTCTTTCCGTTGTCGGCGCCGCGCCGACTGGCAGCCAAACACTCTACACGCTAGGCGAGCGCGGTGCCGTCATCGTCGCTCGAGACACTGACACCGACCCGCGCGACGTATATCGGCCGAAGCGCGGTGTCTACGCGTGGAAGTTCATCGAGCACACGCTGGCGATCAACGACTTTCGGACGGCGGTTTCGGTGGCTGCCGTTCACAACGGATTTCACATTGAGGAGTGGCTGGACGAGTTCAGCTTTCGCGCAAGTCCCGACTACGTCGAGATTCGAGGCGCTGGGAACCGGGTAACCAGGAAGCCTGTCTACCCGGATGCGTACTTCTGTCTGGTGACACCGCGCGGTCGAACCCGATTCTTCCTGGAGCTCGATCGCGGCGTCGAACCGCGCGCACGGCTCAAGCCACAGTTTGCCGTCTACGAGGCGTATACCGCTGGCGAGCTGTATCAGCAGCGATTCCAGGCCCGTAGCCTGCGTATTCTCGTCGTGACCACTTCACCCCAACGCCTTGCGAGTCTCAAGCATGTCGTGACCGATGTCGGTGGCGACCGCAAATACTGGTTCACCACGATGTCGCTAGCAACGCCTGAATCAGTCCTCTCCGCACCGATCTGGGAACAGCTGGGAGACAGCGAGAAGCAAGCTCTGATCAGCTGA
- a CDS encoding replication-relaxation family protein, giving the protein MYVSPTSELRQSPYDRPQRLVTRLSPYRRALPSDRPPMRLTDRDRRILEAIHTHDGFLSDDQVQQLFFSGRSQMLLRMRLLFHHGYINRPNLRQRMGTARTIYWLTEQGAAFVAGLSGTPLRDFSWRREPRWAQLDHDIAVNDVRIAVTRAYQSNDQFRLRSWISSGEFWSHPDKVEFRLPDGRLAKRYVRPDGYCVVQQGQYTSRLLWEIDRSTEDNHRWAHEKALPSVAYVLSDVYRLRFGYNAGRWLVVTTGDRRLTNLKATTEQALGKHAAMFMFSTFDRVNAKAILTAPIWLQGNQPGPTALFNLLS; this is encoded by the coding sequence ATGTACGTTTCACCGACCTCGGAATTGCGCCAGAGCCCCTACGATCGCCCACAACGCCTCGTCACCCGACTTTCACCGTACCGTAGGGCATTGCCATCAGACAGACCTCCTATGCGTCTTACAGACCGCGACAGGCGCATTCTGGAAGCGATCCACACCCATGATGGTTTTCTCTCTGACGATCAAGTGCAGCAACTCTTCTTCTCCGGTCGTTCGCAGATGTTGCTGCGCATGCGACTGCTGTTTCACCACGGCTACATCAATCGACCGAATCTGCGTCAGCGTATGGGAACAGCGCGAACGATCTACTGGCTGACCGAACAAGGCGCAGCGTTCGTCGCAGGCCTATCGGGCACGCCGCTCCGCGACTTTTCGTGGCGGCGCGAGCCGCGCTGGGCGCAGCTCGACCACGACATCGCGGTTAATGACGTGCGTATCGCTGTTACCCGAGCGTATCAATCAAATGACCAGTTCCGCCTTCGAAGCTGGATCTCGTCTGGAGAGTTCTGGTCACATCCTGACAAAGTCGAGTTTCGGCTGCCTGACGGGCGATTGGCCAAGCGCTATGTGCGTCCCGATGGGTATTGCGTCGTGCAGCAAGGGCAATACACCTCGCGACTGCTCTGGGAGATCGACCGCTCGACTGAAGACAATCACCGCTGGGCACATGAGAAAGCGCTGCCTTCCGTCGCGTATGTTCTGAGCGACGTTTATCGCCTGCGGTTCGGATATAACGCGGGTCGCTGGCTCGTCGTGACAACCGGAGATCGACGTCTGACGAACCTCAAGGCGACGACCGAGCAGGCACTCGGCAAACATGCCGCAATGTTCATGTTTTCGACGTTTGATCGGGTGAACGCAAAGGCGATCCTCACGGCCCCGATTTGGCTTCAAGGCAATCAACCCGGTCCCACAGCGCTCTTCAATCTGCTATCCTGA
- a CDS encoding DUF2958 domain-containing protein, with protein sequence MELLPGELRAILPPLRSTDGKGWEAVAPVKFFTPGSNWTWYPTEYDGEDMFFGLVVGFEAELGYFSLRELEGARGPFGLPLERDLYFDPTPLKVLYSAHQDSL encoded by the coding sequence ATGGAGCTGCTGCCAGGTGAGCTACGGGCTATTCTGCCGCCACTTCGGAGTACGGATGGTAAGGGCTGGGAAGCGGTTGCACCAGTGAAGTTCTTCACACCAGGTTCCAACTGGACATGGTATCCGACCGAGTATGACGGCGAGGATATGTTTTTTGGATTGGTCGTCGGATTCGAGGCGGAATTGGGGTACTTCTCACTGCGTGAGCTTGAAGGCGCGCGCGGGCCGTTCGGTCTGCCTCTTGAGCGCGATCTCTATTTCGACCCCACCCCGCTCAAAGTGTTGTACAGCGCACACCAAGACTCACTATGA
- a CDS encoding helix-turn-helix transcriptional regulator: MTNALALIGARIRQAREKIGLSQEAFAEAVGKDQTAISQYENGLRKLPAVELIRFAEVLIVPVSYFFGEDMTLDSLDQLMLTEFRKLPTIEAKQAAVQIVRLLRESTDTDTR, encoded by the coding sequence ATGACCAACGCCTTGGCATTGATTGGCGCTCGAATCCGGCAAGCACGCGAGAAGATCGGGCTGTCCCAGGAAGCATTCGCCGAGGCGGTCGGCAAAGACCAGACGGCGATTTCGCAATACGAGAACGGCCTGCGAAAGCTGCCTGCTGTGGAGCTGATCCGGTTTGCTGAAGTTCTGATCGTGCCTGTCAGCTACTTCTTTGGCGAAGACATGACGCTCGACAGCCTCGATCAGCTCATGCTGACCGAGTTCCGAAAGCTACCGACTATCGAGGCGAAGCAAGCGGCAGTGCAGATAGTGCGGTTGCTGCGCGAATCCACAGATACAGACACCCGTTGA
- a CDS encoding DUF1788 domain-containing protein translates to MSKIDRLVESYRTHLRVPWRDDASPEERVIFCVYSETQELHLRAKIPEFDLATHSVSHGWFEFDFTDTFAVWLSQLRYSEHYFERPDLISSALDGYSRFLLGRFSSFLQNPDIGADSVVALTGVAALFGLVKVRDVVATFAPLVRGRLVVFFPGNYENNNYKLLNAYDGWNYLAVAITADADL, encoded by the coding sequence ATGAGCAAAATTGACAGACTCGTAGAGTCATACAGAACGCACTTGCGGGTACCTTGGCGTGACGATGCTTCGCCTGAAGAGCGGGTGATCTTCTGCGTCTATAGCGAAACCCAGGAGCTACATCTTCGCGCAAAGATTCCGGAGTTCGACCTTGCGACCCACAGCGTCAGCCATGGTTGGTTTGAATTCGACTTCACGGACACTTTTGCCGTATGGCTGTCACAATTACGGTATAGCGAGCATTATTTTGAGCGGCCTGATCTCATTTCGTCGGCGCTTGATGGATACAGTCGGTTTCTCCTTGGGAGATTCAGTTCATTTCTTCAGAATCCCGACATTGGAGCGGATTCCGTCGTTGCGCTGACCGGTGTCGCTGCGCTTTTCGGCCTCGTAAAGGTGCGCGATGTTGTTGCGACATTCGCACCTTTGGTCCGTGGACGACTCGTAGTATTCTTTCCTGGAAACTACGAAAACAATAATTACAAGCTCTTGAACGCTTACGATGGCTGGAATTATCTTGCGGTAGCCATCACCGCAGACGCGGATCTCTGA
- the brxC gene encoding BREX system P-loop protein BrxC, translated as MKNRDVYSSDPSTSKLVNEGVANVNDDRTQHALNILKYELQTFVCDGQYQDGLERILDTYLRNLNQDRQPAVWVSGFYGSGKSHLVKMLRALWSNAPFPDGQKPRDIAVLPDAVRERFTELTNAGRRYGGLHAASGTLGAGSSNSVRLSLLRIVFKSVDLPHQYPQARFVLWLKREGIYEQVRSLVEQNGYDWSEELENLYVAEGLHAALVEVRPHTFASPESCAETLGAQYPPVRDITTDDLVASLKLALSKDGQFPLTLIVLDEVQQYIGDNPDRSLDIQEAVEACSTQLGSRLLFIGTGQTAVTATNNLKKLEGRFTVRVELSDADVDSVIRKVVLAKKATAREQILAVMDRSIGEISRHLANTTFGHRQSDREIFSQDYPILPVRRRFWENTLRVLDQTGTDSQLRNQLSMVHKAIQTNLDAPVGHVIPADYLYFDSADKLLQAHVLPRKVHERTMTWIRGSDDERLMARAVGLVYLINKIADTNTELGLKADADAIADLLVEDLNGGSSTLRGRLVGVLDRCDLLMKIGDTYRIQTEESAAWNDEFQSQRSQLSNESQLVDAERNARIRSKFAELVPTKSLAITHGKSKTPRDISPAFEQLPRDADKRIHVWVRDGWSVTEASVQADARAAGQQSPTIFVFVPKRTADDLRTQLINHKAATATLDKRGNPNTPEGSEARAAMQTNQQRADGRIRELLGEAFAHAKVFKGGGDEVIGTDLATAIREAADSALSRLYPNFNTGDNEGWAKVYEQAAKGAPDALKHVGFAGEPGDHPVCSQVLRFIGAGKFGSDIRNTFDSTPYGWPQDTIDGALQVLLVAGLVRVHDDKGQPVSPTELERRQIGKSSFKIESTTISKVQLIEIRKRFQSLGINVKPDEEKSRVSELLEKLEKLADSAGGDAPRPTRPSTAFLEPIRISGGNEQLAALYDRRDEITNAINAWRPIAAKIDERMSIWDEFVHLLRFADDLTDADPIRGEADAIFNQRLLLHDPDPVRPLNQQLEDLLRKELRQQEQRYNRTFESGWQLLNADSSWQAISNVQQSELARDNQIEAELELALTDYRDLLNTLEVYPLTSWNDRIDALSRRFERAREEAARLLAPKAQTLTVPRQTIRDQAELEVWLASVKAQITAALSDGPVILK; from the coding sequence ATGAAGAATCGCGACGTATACAGCTCGGACCCCTCAACCAGTAAACTCGTCAACGAAGGCGTGGCCAACGTCAATGATGACCGGACCCAGCACGCACTCAATATACTGAAGTATGAGCTTCAGACGTTTGTGTGCGACGGTCAATATCAAGATGGGCTAGAGCGCATACTCGACACCTACCTAAGAAACCTGAATCAGGATCGGCAACCGGCTGTGTGGGTCAGTGGTTTTTACGGGTCTGGCAAGTCGCACCTCGTCAAGATGCTCCGTGCGCTATGGTCAAATGCGCCATTCCCCGACGGACAAAAACCGCGCGACATTGCGGTCCTGCCGGACGCCGTCCGCGAGCGATTCACAGAACTTACCAACGCTGGGCGCCGGTACGGGGGCTTGCACGCGGCGTCGGGAACTCTGGGCGCAGGAAGCAGCAACAGCGTCCGACTATCGCTTCTGCGAATTGTGTTCAAGTCCGTCGATCTGCCACACCAGTACCCACAGGCACGTTTTGTACTCTGGTTGAAGAGGGAAGGCATCTACGAACAGGTTAGGTCACTGGTCGAGCAGAACGGCTACGACTGGTCTGAGGAGCTTGAAAACCTCTATGTTGCAGAGGGTCTTCACGCAGCGCTTGTCGAGGTGCGCCCTCACACATTCGCGTCTCCGGAGAGCTGCGCCGAAACGCTTGGTGCACAGTATCCGCCAGTCAGGGACATCACCACAGACGATCTCGTTGCTTCTCTCAAGCTCGCGCTGAGCAAAGACGGGCAGTTCCCGCTAACACTCATCGTTTTGGATGAAGTACAGCAGTACATCGGCGATAACCCGGATCGCTCGCTCGACATTCAGGAGGCGGTGGAAGCTTGCAGTACGCAACTTGGCAGTAGGCTTCTGTTCATAGGAACGGGTCAAACCGCGGTAACCGCAACTAATAATCTCAAGAAGCTTGAGGGGCGATTCACAGTGCGCGTTGAGCTATCAGACGCGGATGTCGATTCGGTTATTCGCAAAGTCGTGCTTGCCAAGAAGGCGACCGCAAGAGAACAGATCCTGGCGGTGATGGACCGCAGTATCGGTGAAATCTCTCGGCACCTCGCCAATACTACATTCGGGCATCGCCAATCGGACAGAGAAATCTTCTCGCAGGACTATCCCATCCTCCCCGTGAGGCGCAGATTCTGGGAGAACACGCTGCGCGTTCTGGACCAGACCGGGACCGACAGCCAGCTTCGCAATCAGCTGAGCATGGTCCACAAGGCAATCCAGACCAATCTGGACGCCCCGGTCGGCCACGTCATCCCTGCCGACTATCTTTACTTCGATTCGGCCGACAAGCTGCTGCAAGCACACGTCTTGCCCCGGAAAGTCCACGAGCGAACGATGACGTGGATTCGAGGGTCGGATGACGAGCGCCTGATGGCACGCGCTGTCGGATTGGTGTACTTAATCAACAAGATTGCCGACACGAACACCGAACTCGGCCTCAAGGCAGACGCCGACGCGATTGCAGACCTACTCGTGGAAGACCTGAATGGCGGAAGCAGCACGCTACGCGGCCGACTTGTCGGCGTGTTGGATCGCTGCGACCTGCTGATGAAGATTGGCGATACCTACCGCATACAGACCGAGGAAAGCGCTGCCTGGAACGACGAATTCCAGAGCCAGCGCAGCCAACTGTCAAACGAAAGTCAGCTGGTCGACGCGGAACGCAATGCCCGAATTCGCTCGAAATTTGCAGAGCTGGTGCCAACCAAGAGTCTTGCTATCACGCATGGCAAATCGAAGACACCGCGTGACATCTCCCCGGCCTTCGAGCAGCTCCCGCGTGATGCGGACAAGCGAATACATGTTTGGGTGCGCGATGGCTGGAGTGTCACCGAGGCATCTGTGCAGGCCGACGCGCGGGCCGCTGGGCAGCAGTCACCCACCATCTTTGTCTTCGTCCCAAAACGCACAGCCGACGATCTGCGCACCCAACTGATCAACCACAAGGCGGCAACCGCGACGCTGGACAAGCGCGGTAATCCAAACACCCCCGAAGGTTCGGAAGCCCGTGCTGCCATGCAGACCAATCAGCAGCGCGCAGACGGACGGATCCGTGAGCTGCTTGGTGAAGCATTCGCTCACGCCAAGGTGTTCAAGGGCGGCGGCGATGAGGTGATCGGAACCGATCTGGCCACTGCCATCCGTGAGGCAGCCGACAGTGCGCTGTCACGCTTGTACCCGAACTTCAACACGGGCGACAACGAAGGGTGGGCCAAGGTTTACGAACAGGCGGCAAAAGGAGCGCCAGACGCCCTTAAACACGTCGGGTTCGCCGGTGAACCCGGCGATCACCCGGTGTGCAGCCAAGTGCTGCGGTTCATCGGAGCCGGCAAGTTCGGCAGCGACATCCGGAACACGTTTGATTCCACACCGTATGGCTGGCCGCAGGACACGATCGATGGCGCCTTGCAGGTCCTGCTTGTGGCTGGATTGGTTCGCGTTCATGATGACAAGGGTCAACCAGTCTCCCCGACCGAACTGGAACGCCGGCAGATTGGAAAATCGTCCTTCAAAATCGAATCGACGACGATCTCAAAAGTGCAGTTGATCGAAATCCGCAAGCGGTTCCAGAGTCTTGGCATCAATGTCAAGCCGGACGAAGAGAAATCGCGAGTCAGTGAGCTGCTGGAGAAACTGGAGAAGCTTGCCGATAGCGCGGGCGGCGATGCGCCACGCCCCACCCGGCCCAGCACGGCGTTCCTGGAGCCGATTCGCATCAGCGGAGGCAACGAGCAGTTGGCGGCCCTGTACGACCGCCGCGACGAGATCACCAACGCCATCAATGCATGGCGCCCCATTGCGGCGAAGATCGATGAACGCATGTCGATCTGGGACGAGTTTGTTCACCTGCTCCGGTTTGCGGACGACCTGACTGACGCCGACCCAATCCGCGGGGAAGCGGATGCTATCTTCAATCAACGACTGCTGCTGCACGATCCTGATCCGGTGCGCCCACTCAATCAACAGCTAGAAGACCTTCTGCGCAAGGAGCTGCGCCAACAGGAGCAGCGGTACAACCGGACCTTCGAAAGCGGCTGGCAGCTCCTCAACGCTGATTCGTCGTGGCAGGCGATCTCAAACGTTCAGCAGAGCGAGTTGGCTCGCGACAATCAGATCGAGGCAGAACTCGAGCTCGCCCTTACAGACTACAGGGACTTGCTCAACACACTGGAGGTGTATCCGCTTACCAGCTGGAACGACCGCATCGACGCCCTCAGCCGGCGCTTTGAGCGAGCACGCGAGGAAGCCGCGCGCTTATTGGCACCTAAGGCGCAGACGCTCACCGTGCCGCGCCAAACGATTCGCGATCAAGCCGAGCTTGAAGTGTGGTTAGCCAGCGTAAAAGCGCAGATCACCGCCGCGTTGAGCGACGGTCCCGTGATTCTCAAGTAA
- a CDS encoding SAM-dependent DNA methyltransferase, producing the protein MQPLERSLRRDLERTIQQAREVAEAAAKTAINQVGVVEAKPYDYLSESQRDLRRRLRAHGRQLGDERKGTGEQATDRLCEEVAYEHWHRMLFARFLAENNLLMYPDPHHPVPVTLQECDELAEGEGARNGWELAARFASQMLPQIFRQDSPVLELVLPPENQQKLEGLLADLPSETFIAADALGWVYQFWQAKKKDEVNKSEVKIGARELPAVTQLFTEPYMVSFLLDNALGAWWGARRLTSEDLQDAQSEAELRQKAAIPGVTLEYLRFVRDEESGAWTPAAGTFDAWPEHLSDLKVLDPCCGSGHFLVSALLMLAPMRAELEGLTPREACDAVLRDNLHGLEIDQRCVEIAAFALALTAWRFAGYRDLPELHLACSGVSVKAARSEWRSLVSGNARLEFGLNRLYELFEDAPVLGSLINPARAGTDFIASWDELRNAFDAALAREPEGERHTAGVVAQGMVKAASLLAAKYHWVITNVPYLGIGAQDDTLRAHLESYYFNGRHDLATAFLERVLDFVHETCVVSVVVPQNWLYLKRYTAYRKHLLTNHTLRQVAKLGSGAFETITGEVVKVILAAILRGESASETVFSTDQTGRERLWGLDVSSSSSASDKSAALLNELGSLTASRDNLKNPDSRIEFETNSGRAYLSDYASALSGISTGELNRFVRQFWEIQLLQPDWEYVQSTVASTEHYGGCSDVIFWEQERGQLYAYAQSMRHTNHAVQNWLRGKPNWGKPGVCVTKTGQIRASKYTGNIYSENCCALIPLNTHHLSALWCYCSSPEYHAAVRAINQSLLVQTKYLIKVPFDLQRWQKVAEEQYPHGLPKPYSDDPTQWIFHGHPCGSVVWNETTKWTDHGPLRTDSTVLQVAVARLLGYRWPAELDKDMELADEQRAWVAKSVDLLPYADLDGIVCIPAVRGERPATDRLLNLLAAAYGDAWSTDVLAQLLASADHAGKSLETWLRDKFFSQHCALFSQRPFIWHIWDGLRDGFSALVNYHKLDYKLLETVIYNYLGDWIARQKQDVAQGVDGAQEKLAAAETLQKRLILILHGEEPHDIFVRWKPLHEQPIGWNPDLNDGVRLNIRPFMSVPDIGKKGAGVLRDKPRIEWGKDRGKDVSTAPWYHVHNGDRINDHHLTLAEKQAAKQSSRIV; encoded by the coding sequence ATGCAACCTCTGGAGCGCAGCCTGCGTCGCGACCTCGAACGCACCATCCAGCAAGCCCGCGAGGTCGCCGAGGCCGCCGCCAAAACCGCCATCAATCAGGTCGGTGTTGTCGAAGCCAAGCCCTACGACTATCTCTCCGAATCCCAGCGCGACCTGCGTCGGCGACTACGGGCGCATGGCCGTCAACTGGGCGACGAACGCAAGGGCACCGGCGAGCAAGCTACCGACCGCCTGTGCGAAGAGGTCGCCTACGAACACTGGCACCGCATGCTGTTTGCCCGTTTTCTGGCTGAAAACAACCTACTGATGTACCCGGACCCGCACCATCCGGTGCCGGTCACCTTGCAGGAGTGCGACGAGCTGGCCGAAGGCGAAGGCGCCCGCAACGGCTGGGAACTGGCGGCCCGCTTTGCCAGCCAGATGCTGCCGCAGATCTTCCGCCAGGATTCACCGGTGCTGGAACTCGTTCTCCCGCCGGAGAACCAGCAGAAGCTGGAAGGGTTGCTCGCCGATCTGCCATCGGAGACCTTCATTGCGGCCGACGCGCTCGGCTGGGTCTATCAGTTCTGGCAGGCCAAGAAGAAAGACGAGGTCAACAAGAGCGAGGTCAAGATTGGGGCCCGCGAGCTGCCGGCCGTGACCCAGTTGTTCACTGAACCGTACATGGTCAGCTTCCTGCTCGACAACGCGCTGGGGGCGTGGTGGGGGGCGCGACGCCTGACGTCCGAAGACCTGCAAGATGCCCAAAGCGAAGCCGAACTGCGCCAAAAGGCCGCCATCCCCGGTGTGACGCTGGAGTACCTGCGCTTCGTGCGTGACGAAGAAAGCGGCGCGTGGACACCTGCCGCAGGCACGTTCGACGCGTGGCCGGAGCACCTGAGCGACTTGAAGGTCCTCGACCCGTGCTGCGGATCGGGCCACTTCCTCGTCTCTGCCCTGCTGATGCTGGCGCCGATGCGTGCTGAACTGGAAGGCCTGACACCGCGCGAGGCATGCGACGCTGTGCTGCGCGACAACCTGCACGGACTGGAGATCGACCAGCGCTGCGTCGAGATCGCCGCCTTCGCGCTGGCGTTGACCGCATGGCGATTCGCGGGGTACCGCGACCTGCCCGAGCTGCATCTGGCGTGTTCGGGCGTGTCGGTGAAGGCCGCCCGCAGCGAATGGCGCAGCCTCGTATCTGGCAATGCCCGGCTGGAGTTCGGCCTTAACCGGCTGTACGAGTTGTTCGAGGACGCGCCGGTGCTGGGCAGTCTGATCAACCCGGCGCGTGCCGGCACCGACTTCATCGCGTCGTGGGACGAGCTGCGCAATGCGTTCGACGCGGCACTGGCCCGCGAGCCGGAAGGCGAACGGCATACCGCCGGCGTGGTGGCACAAGGCATGGTCAAGGCGGCGTCGCTGCTGGCCGCCAAGTATCACTGGGTCATCACCAACGTGCCGTATCTGGGCATTGGGGCACAAGACGATACGCTTCGCGCTCATCTCGAATCGTATTATTTCAATGGACGGCACGATCTGGCGACAGCATTCCTAGAACGCGTCCTGGACTTCGTACACGAAACCTGCGTTGTAAGTGTAGTGGTACCGCAGAACTGGCTCTACCTGAAGCGCTACACCGCCTATCGGAAGCACTTGTTGACTAACCACACGTTGCGGCAAGTAGCCAAATTGGGTTCGGGAGCATTTGAGACAATCACTGGTGAGGTTGTCAAAGTGATCCTCGCAGCAATTCTGCGAGGAGAATCTGCATCCGAAACTGTATTTTCTACCGATCAAACTGGACGCGAACGTCTGTGGGGCCTAGACGTTTCATCGTCTTCGTCTGCAAGTGACAAGTCGGCAGCATTGCTTAACGAACTTGGCTCATTAACCGCCTCGCGGGACAACCTGAAGAACCCAGATAGCCGGATAGAGTTTGAAACCAACTCCGGGCGAGCATATCTCTCTGACTATGCTTCGGCGTTATCAGGTATATCCACGGGAGAGCTAAACCGGTTTGTCAGACAGTTTTGGGAGATCCAGCTTTTGCAGCCTGATTGGGAGTATGTCCAGTCAACAGTTGCTTCCACGGAACATTACGGTGGATGCAGCGATGTGATTTTCTGGGAGCAGGAACGAGGGCAACTATACGCTTACGCGCAAAGCATGCGCCACACAAACCACGCGGTCCAGAACTGGCTTCGAGGAAAGCCAAACTGGGGGAAGCCGGGTGTATGTGTAACCAAGACCGGCCAAATCCGCGCGAGCAAATACACTGGGAATATCTATAGTGAGAACTGTTGTGCGTTGATTCCACTCAACACTCACCACCTTTCGGCGCTTTGGTGCTACTGCTCTTCACCCGAATATCACGCGGCCGTACGTGCTATCAATCAAAGCCTACTTGTTCAGACCAAGTATCTGATTAAAGTCCCCTTCGATCTCCAGCGGTGGCAGAAGGTCGCCGAGGAACAGTACCCGCACGGACTGCCTAAGCCGTACTCCGACGACCCGACGCAGTGGATCTTCCACGGTCACCCGTGCGGCAGCGTCGTCTGGAACGAGACCACCAAGTGGACCGATCACGGGCCGCTCCGCACCGACAGCACCGTTCTCCAGGTCGCGGTCGCCCGCCTGCTCGGCTACCGCTGGCCGGCCGAACTCGACAAAGACATGGAACTCGCCGACGAACAGCGCGCGTGGGTCGCCAAGTCCGTCGATCTGCTGCCTTACGCTGATCTTGACGGTATCGTGTGTATCCCGGCCGTGCGCGGCGAACGTCCCGCCACCGACCGCCTGCTCAACCTACTCGCCGCGGCGTATGGCGACGCCTGGAGCACAGACGTCCTCGCGCAACTGCTGGCCAGCGCCGATCATGCCGGCAAGTCGCTCGAGACGTGGCTGCGTGACAAGTTCTTCAGCCAGCACTGCGCATTGTTTAGCCAGCGCCCGTTCATCTGGCACATCTGGGACGGCCTTCGCGATGGATTCTCGGCGCTGGTCAATTACCACAAGCTCGACTACAAGCTGCTGGAGACAGTGATCTACAACTACCTCGGCGACTGGATCGCGCGTCAGAAGCAGGACGTGGCCCAAGGCGTCGATGGCGCGCAGGAGAAGCTTGCGGCGGCCGAAACGCTGCAGAAGCGCCTGATCCTGATTCTGCACGGGGAGGAGCCGCACGACATCTTCGTGCGCTGGAAGCCGCTGCACGAACAGCCGATCGGCTGGAACCCAGACCTCAACGATGGCGTGCGCCTGAACATCCGCCCGTTCATGTCCGTGCCGGACATCGGCAAGAAAGGCGCCGGCGTGCTGCGCGATAAGCCCAGAATTGAGTGGGGCAAAGACCGCGGCAAGGATGTATCGACCGCGCCGTGGTATCACGTCCACAACGGAGATCGCATCAACGATCATCATCTGACTCTGGCTGAAAAACAGGCCGCGAAGCAGTCATCGAGGATCGTTTAG